A stretch of Flavobacterium sp. N1994 DNA encodes these proteins:
- a CDS encoding gliding motility-associated C-terminal domain-containing protein, which translates to MKKIVILLFATCLFAINPLFGQCDSEVCNGNTGLYSNDDAASIAYDNMGAAYHASYIREPNGSWRAWGAYINNTGNGHFLSPTTINATTYPALTGTIFKIGIGDLTQMVVLTSTGLFVVGSPNSVISSSVVTSSSFRKITVAGKADGLPLNITPTDVKILFISSGTVMITTCTGEVYVLSRNSLMRGNTGTETGWVKIMQDPTTPLSNVIVSRGSGNFGFALKSDGTLWTWGESTYLGNATGATDRSFATQMTLPTGIPGIKMIQGTFDSSSSGSPSYYVLGTDKKVYSLGENGNGQLGDNTATDRNIWVNCKNPNGSVITDAAWISANEHDNLYPGLSVIKAGGLLYTAGVNSYYMAGRAVESGTNYLNIPAGIQSTDVITHCETGGHSTAVIKLGSIRYGYVGHRINGSMGDGTNQDMNQTSFDFITPPIVAVCGTLCTTPVVTTNSPICPGQDAIFTISGTPGDIVSYKINNGSTLNVTIGTGGTSVVTIPNAATDQTINLVYILGATGTCSNNLSTVATVSVGGNVSPVFTQVPSICQGQPLNPLPTTSDNGITGTWAPALNNQTTTTYTFTPSSSGSCLNTADMTIVVSPTGSVPTFSIPTTICEGDVLLPLPTSSIEHITGSWSPAPNNVTTTDYTFTPSAGTCINNVQITINVNPRVTPLFTQVNPICVGDTFTLPTQSNNSVTGTWAPSIDNNNTTTYTFTPSATSLCTNSATMTVVVNPKVDPTFTTINPICEGDTLSPLPLVSNNSFSGTWSPSVNNLATTTYTFTPNAGVCSNPKQITITVNPKVNPTFTPVATACYGSSITNLPVTSNNSIQGTWSPAINNTQTTTYTFSPNIGECANTTTLKIEVYNDFDFEYKGYCDNGDFYFQVTPLNQSFDGTTASYIWQLNNQTVSTSALFDVTAYLNGTPAIETLPLNFTIKVINTNGCAVSKNVLVDHVFCGVQKGISVNNDDKNDFFDLQLLNVKHLSIFNRYGMKVYSKDNYLKEWKGQKDDGTILPDGTYFYVIDFNDNRQESKTGWIYLLRED; encoded by the coding sequence ATGAAAAAAATAGTGATACTATTGTTCGCGACTTGTTTATTTGCCATAAATCCACTATTTGGGCAATGCGATTCTGAGGTGTGTAATGGAAATACCGGTCTTTACTCTAATGATGATGCCGCCAGTATTGCCTATGATAATATGGGCGCTGCTTATCATGCTAGTTATATCCGAGAGCCTAATGGGAGTTGGAGAGCTTGGGGGGCTTACATCAATAATACTGGGAATGGGCATTTTCTATCTCCAACTACGATTAATGCTACCACCTATCCCGCTTTAACAGGCACTATATTTAAAATAGGGATTGGGGATTTAACACAAATGGTAGTGTTAACTTCAACAGGACTATTTGTTGTGGGGTCTCCAAATTCTGTAATAAGCAGTTCTGTCGTTACCTCTAGTTCTTTTAGAAAAATTACAGTAGCTGGAAAAGCAGATGGCCTACCCTTGAACATAACCCCTACCGATGTTAAAATTCTTTTTATATCTTCAGGTACTGTAATGATAACAACTTGTACTGGAGAGGTATACGTATTATCTCGAAATTCACTGATGAGAGGAAATACAGGAACAGAAACAGGTTGGGTAAAGATAATGCAAGACCCAACCACCCCTTTGAGTAATGTAATTGTTAGTAGAGGCTCTGGTAATTTTGGATTTGCCTTAAAATCGGATGGTACACTTTGGACATGGGGGGAATCTACCTATTTAGGAAATGCCACAGGGGCAACAGACAGATCTTTTGCCACACAAATGACATTACCAACAGGGATTCCGGGAATAAAGATGATTCAAGGAACCTTTGACAGTAGCTCTTCGGGGTCTCCCTCGTATTATGTTTTAGGTACCGATAAAAAAGTATACAGTTTGGGGGAGAATGGTAATGGTCAATTGGGTGATAATACTGCGACTGATAGAAATATATGGGTGAATTGTAAAAATCCAAATGGCTCAGTAATTACCGATGCTGCTTGGATTTCGGCTAATGAACATGATAATTTATACCCTGGATTATCGGTCATAAAAGCTGGAGGGCTTCTATATACAGCGGGTGTTAATAGCTATTATATGGCAGGCCGAGCCGTTGAATCAGGAACTAATTATTTAAATATCCCTGCTGGTATTCAGAGCACCGATGTCATTACGCATTGTGAAACTGGTGGACATTCTACTGCTGTGATTAAATTAGGAAGCATTAGATATGGTTATGTAGGGCATCGTATTAATGGTTCTATGGGAGATGGTACTAACCAAGACATGAACCAAACGTCCTTCGATTTTATTACCCCCCCTATTGTTGCTGTTTGTGGTACGCTTTGTACTACTCCAGTGGTAACTACTAATTCTCCTATTTGCCCTGGTCAAGATGCCATTTTTACTATATCAGGTACTCCTGGGGACATTGTTAGTTATAAAATTAATAATGGTAGTACACTTAATGTTACTATAGGAACAGGTGGAACATCTGTTGTTACTATACCTAATGCCGCTACCGATCAAACCATCAATTTGGTCTATATTTTAGGAGCTACTGGGACTTGTTCTAATAATTTATCTACGGTAGCAACTGTGAGTGTAGGGGGCAATGTGTCGCCTGTATTTACTCAAGTTCCGTCTATTTGTCAAGGGCAACCTTTAAACCCTTTGCCTACTACTTCGGATAATGGGATAACGGGAACTTGGGCACCAGCTTTAAATAACCAAACCACCACTACTTATACCTTTACACCATCAAGTTCAGGGAGCTGTCTCAACACAGCGGATATGACCATAGTGGTTTCTCCAACGGGGTCGGTGCCAACCTTTAGTATACCAACCACAATTTGTGAAGGAGATGTATTATTGCCATTACCAACCAGTTCTATCGAGCATATTACAGGAAGTTGGTCACCAGCTCCCAATAATGTAACTACTACTGACTACACCTTTACCCCTAGTGCTGGGACTTGTATTAACAATGTTCAAATTACTATTAATGTAAATCCACGAGTTACTCCATTATTTACGCAAGTGAATCCAATTTGTGTTGGAGATACCTTCACCTTACCAACTCAATCTAATAATAGCGTGACAGGAACATGGGCTCCTAGTATTGATAATAACAACACAACGACTTATACTTTCACTCCTTCGGCAACTAGTTTGTGTACCAATAGTGCCACCATGACCGTAGTTGTAAATCCGAAAGTAGATCCTACCTTTACTACTATAAACCCCATCTGTGAAGGAGATACGCTTTCGCCGCTGCCTTTGGTATCCAATAACAGTTTTAGTGGAACTTGGTCACCAAGTGTCAATAATTTAGCTACCACTACTTATACCTTTACGCCAAATGCTGGTGTTTGTTCTAATCCAAAACAAATAACGATTACAGTCAATCCAAAAGTCAATCCTACTTTTACTCCAGTAGCCACCGCCTGTTATGGAAGTAGCATTACTAATCTTCCAGTAACGTCTAACAATAGTATTCAAGGTACTTGGTCTCCAGCTATCAATAATACCCAAACAACCACGTATACCTTTAGTCCTAATATTGGTGAATGTGCCAATACAACTACTTTGAAAATAGAGGTGTATAATGATTTTGATTTTGAGTACAAAGGTTATTGTGACAATGGTGATTTCTATTTTCAGGTTACTCCATTAAATCAAAGTTTTGATGGCACTACAGCTTCTTATATTTGGCAGCTGAATAATCAAACCGTTAGTACTTCGGCGCTTTTTGATGTGACAGCCTATTTAAATGGAACACCAGCTATAGAAACGTTGCCTTTGAATTTCACTATAAAAGTGATTAATACTAATGGCTGTGCAGTGAGTAAAAACGTTCTTGTTGATCATGTTTTTTGTGGGGTTCAGAAAGGGATTTCAGTAAATAATGATGACAAAAATGATTTTTTCGACTTGCAACTATTAAATGTAAAACACTTAAGTATTTTTAATAGATATGGCATGAAAGTCTATTCTAAAGATAATTATTTAAAAGAATGGAAAGGTCAAAAAGATGATGGCACCATATTACCTGATGGTACTTATTTCTATGTAATTGATTTTAATGATAACCGACAAGAATCAAAAACAGGTTGGATTTATCTTTTAAGAGAAGACTAG
- a CDS encoding DUF4382 domain-containing protein, which translates to MKKVILMASFMVLGISFNSCTSDSNSTGKYAYKVRMTDAPGPYDQVNIDLQAVEVIGSDGQTVTLNTTAGIYNLLTLSNGVNAIIATSGLSDVNATQIRLLLGTNNSVVVNGVSYPLDTPSADQTGLKINLNQTLVQNVENEILIDFDANTSIVQTGAGTYKLKPVLRNVVVTASGSIKGSITPIGTLATVTATSATNVVYSSNVNALGQFQVLGLPAGVYSFTITPVLPLLPVTQVNVSVTAGVATNLGTIAL; encoded by the coding sequence ATGAAAAAAGTAATTTTAATGGCGTCATTTATGGTATTGGGAATTTCATTTAATTCTTGTACTAGCGACTCTAATTCAACGGGGAAATATGCGTACAAAGTGCGTATGACGGATGCTCCTGGTCCTTATGACCAAGTAAACATCGATCTACAAGCGGTAGAAGTAATTGGCAGTGATGGACAAACAGTTACTTTAAACACTACAGCTGGTATCTACAATTTGTTGACCCTTTCTAATGGGGTGAATGCCATCATTGCTACTAGTGGCTTAAGCGATGTAAATGCTACACAAATTAGATTATTATTGGGTACTAATAATTCGGTAGTAGTGAATGGGGTTTCATATCCTTTGGATACGCCAAGTGCTGACCAAACGGGGTTGAAAATAAATCTAAATCAAACCCTAGTGCAAAACGTAGAAAATGAAATCTTAATCGATTTTGATGCAAATACCTCTATTGTGCAAACAGGAGCTGGTACTTACAAATTAAAACCGGTATTGCGAAATGTAGTGGTAACGGCATCAGGAAGTATCAAAGGATCGATTACTCCTATTGGAACGCTTGCCACAGTAACAGCAACTTCTGCTACCAACGTAGTGTATTCTAGTAATGTAAATGCTTTGGGTCAGTTTCAAGTTTTAGGACTTCCTGCTGGCGTGTATTCGTTTACTATAACTCCTGTTTTACCTTTACTTCCAGTAACGCAAGTCAATGTATCCGTAACAGCAGGTGTAGCTACCAATCTTGGTACAATAGCCTTGTAA
- a CDS encoding helix-turn-helix domain-containing protein codes for MKNNDINAIMQQLQELIARAGYNKSNLLEEVFLNSDQMERLLKCSPATLYRWRNKGIIPCCKVGGVYRYPKSFLTQEFLNSITKNEDRSKRFDD; via the coding sequence ATGAAAAACAATGACATCAACGCCATTATGCAGCAACTCCAAGAGCTGATAGCTAGGGCAGGCTACAACAAAAGTAACTTACTAGAAGAAGTTTTTTTAAACAGTGACCAAATGGAGCGCTTGCTCAAATGCAGTCCAGCCACCTTATACCGCTGGCGGAACAAAGGCATAATCCCTTGCTGCAAAGTAGGAGGGGTATACCGCTACCCAAAAAGCTTCCTTACTCAGGAATTCCTAAACAGCATTACGAAAAACGAAGACCGCTCTAAACGGTTTGATGATTAA
- a CDS encoding tail fiber domain-containing protein yields the protein MKLFLFSAMLLFSSFVFPQVGIGTTNPQGALDVTSTTDGFLIPRVPLTVGTANALPLTAPITSEIIYNTATVGGATPGFYYWNGSSWVRFATGVTTGWLTAGNTVGAATSFIGTLDNFDVAFKRSNTAAGFIGATNTAFGVSSLAANSGTNNTAFGTNALAANNSPGDNTAIGYNALAANTLNSGAGNKNTAVGSSSLAALNGGARNTAVGALALSGVNGNASLDNVAVGHNALPGGGTIDQSVAIGSNALSGSGTGSTRSTAIGYNAGNAISTSIDNVIIGWSAQGSGATARNQIVVGAGASANADNTITLGNGSITTLRCQATTITALSDRRDKADIVTLAEGIEFIKKLKPVTFTWNTRDKSKVGAKAAGFIAQDLLDLQQKSAIGENLDLVTYNNPERLEARYGNLLPVIVKGIQEQQEEIEALRKANAELMKMNEVIMKRLEALENKK from the coding sequence ATGAAATTATTTTTATTTTCAGCCATGCTGCTTTTTTCAAGCTTTGTATTTCCACAAGTGGGTATTGGAACCACAAACCCACAAGGAGCTTTAGATGTTACTTCTACAACTGATGGTTTTTTAATTCCAAGGGTGCCATTAACAGTGGGGACAGCTAATGCGTTACCACTTACGGCACCTATCACTTCCGAAATTATATACAATACTGCTACGGTTGGTGGTGCTACACCTGGCTTTTATTATTGGAATGGGTCTAGCTGGGTAAGATTTGCTACTGGAGTTACAACGGGTTGGCTAACTGCAGGAAATACTGTTGGAGCAGCAACTTCTTTTATAGGAACGCTAGACAATTTTGACGTTGCATTTAAAAGAAGCAATACAGCAGCTGGTTTTATTGGAGCTACCAACACTGCTTTTGGTGTTAGTTCTTTAGCGGCTAATTCAGGAACAAACAATACCGCATTTGGTACCAATGCTTTAGCAGCTAACAATTCGCCTGGTGATAATACCGCCATTGGTTATAATGCCTTGGCAGCAAACACACTAAATTCGGGTGCAGGAAATAAAAATACTGCTGTTGGAAGTTCATCATTAGCTGCGCTTAATGGAGGAGCTCGTAACACCGCAGTGGGTGCGCTTGCTTTATCAGGTGTAAATGGCAATGCTTCTTTGGATAATGTTGCGGTTGGTCATAATGCGTTGCCAGGAGGTGGCACTATCGATCAGTCTGTAGCTATAGGATCTAATGCTTTATCTGGTAGCGGCACCGGATCAACAAGGAGTACGGCTATTGGTTATAATGCAGGAAATGCTATTTCAACAAGTATTGATAATGTAATTATAGGTTGGAGTGCTCAAGGTTCTGGTGCCACAGCTAGGAATCAAATCGTAGTTGGGGCAGGTGCTAGTGCTAATGCTGATAATACGATTACCTTAGGAAATGGTTCCATTACAACTTTAAGATGTCAAGCTACTACGATTACAGCATTATCTGACCGAAGAGATAAAGCAGATATCGTGACATTAGCAGAGGGAATTGAATTTATAAAGAAATTAAAACCCGTAACATTCACTTGGAATACTAGAGATAAGTCAAAAGTTGGAGCTAAGGCAGCAGGTTTTATAGCTCAAGATTTATTGGATTTACAACAAAAATCTGCCATAGGAGAGAATTTAGATTTAGTAACTTATAATAATCCTGAAAGATTAGAAGCTCGGTATGGAAATTTGCTTCCAGTTATTGTTAAGGGAATCCAAGAACAACAAGAAGAAATTGAAGCGCTGAGAAAAGCCAATGCTGAACTGATGAAAATGAATGAAGTTATTATGAAAAGACTAGAAGCTTTAGAAAACAAAAAATAA
- a CDS encoding M24 family metallopeptidase gives MKRREFISLSGMVAASGLVTGFTPYPTDRSKETPKGNSTLPSMTADVVPISVAEREARITKAQRLLTENKIDALVVEAGTSLFYFTGVSWWPSERTMLAIIPAKGAVRYVGPAFEEARLREQLTIGNQVYVWQEDESPFQLTAKALKEMGTPFGTIAIEERTRFFISNGIQKEAPYLSYVSGDPVTIPCRIIKSAAELQLMQKANDITLAAIKYGASQLKEGMSQDELSGIIMEAQTQLGGNADFALCLFGKASAYPHGTKVPQSLKKGDIVLMDCGCTVEGYNSDITRTIVFGAPPTKRQIAIWNLEKEAQAAGFAAARIGAPCEAVDAAARKVITDAGFGPGYQLPGLPHRTGHGIGMDGHEWGNMVKGNKALLQTGMCFSIEPNISIFGEFGIRLEDCVYMTEEGPKWFSPPSHSIDEPFA, from the coding sequence ATGAAAAGAAGAGAATTTATAAGTTTAAGCGGTATGGTAGCCGCTAGTGGTTTAGTTACAGGATTCACTCCTTACCCTACTGACCGTTCAAAAGAAACCCCCAAAGGAAACAGCACCTTACCCTCAATGACTGCTGATGTCGTTCCTATTTCAGTAGCAGAACGGGAAGCCAGAATTACCAAAGCCCAACGCTTACTTACTGAAAATAAAATAGACGCTTTAGTGGTGGAAGCTGGTACTAGTCTCTTTTACTTTACCGGTGTCAGTTGGTGGCCTAGTGAGCGAACTATGTTAGCAATTATTCCGGCTAAAGGAGCCGTGCGTTATGTAGGTCCCGCCTTTGAAGAAGCTAGACTTAGGGAACAGCTAACAATTGGCAATCAGGTTTATGTTTGGCAAGAAGACGAGAGTCCGTTCCAACTAACAGCCAAAGCACTCAAAGAAATGGGGACTCCTTTTGGAACCATTGCCATAGAAGAAAGAACCCGATTCTTTATCAGCAACGGCATACAAAAAGAGGCACCCTATCTTTCTTACGTCAGTGGTGACCCCGTTACTATTCCTTGTCGTATTATTAAATCTGCTGCGGAGCTTCAACTCATGCAAAAGGCTAATGACATTACCCTTGCCGCTATAAAATACGGTGCTAGTCAACTAAAGGAAGGCATGTCGCAAGACGAACTCTCTGGAATCATCATGGAAGCCCAGACCCAATTAGGAGGAAACGCTGATTTTGCCTTATGCTTGTTTGGGAAGGCTTCTGCCTATCCGCATGGCACTAAAGTACCACAGAGTCTGAAAAAAGGAGATATTGTATTAATGGATTGTGGTTGCACGGTAGAAGGCTATAATTCAGACATTACCCGTACTATCGTTTTTGGAGCCCCACCTACTAAAAGGCAAATCGCTATATGGAATCTTGAAAAAGAAGCACAAGCGGCTGGTTTTGCTGCTGCTAGAATAGGAGCACCTTGTGAAGCCGTAGATGCGGCAGCACGTAAAGTAATCACGGATGCTGGTTTTGGTCCGGGATATCAATTACCGGGGCTACCTCATCGCACTGGACATGGCATTGGCATGGATGGACATGAATGGGGGAATATGGTAAAAGGCAATAAAGCCCTGCTACAAACCGGTATGTGCTTTAGTATAGAACCCAATATTTCTATCTTTGGAGAATTTGGCATTCGCTTAGAAGATTGTGTGTATATGACTGAAGAAGGCCCTAAATGGTTTTCTCCTCCTAGCCACTCTATTGATGAACCCTTTGCCTAA
- a CDS encoding DUF6266 family protein → MGTYNKGILGPFSGKVGTVIGANWRGKDVMRSLPKKNKRTPSETQKLQRQLFTNVSEFLTPISPVLSLYFGRRGGEQSRRNQATSYHMRNAVQYVAPDFTILYNKVQISRGDLEGIQNPAVIALGGNKVSYTWDNNADQGSAKASDQLIVVLYAPAENLYYYLLNAATRDATTVILALPNYFVGLEVQSWITFASADNTSYATSVYMGAVTVS, encoded by the coding sequence ATGGGAACTTACAACAAGGGCATATTAGGCCCATTTTCAGGAAAAGTTGGTACTGTGATAGGCGCCAACTGGAGAGGTAAAGACGTAATGCGTTCGTTACCTAAAAAAAACAAACGAACTCCAAGTGAGACACAAAAGTTGCAACGTCAGTTGTTTACTAACGTTTCCGAGTTCTTAACCCCGATAAGCCCAGTGCTATCGCTGTATTTTGGAAGACGAGGCGGAGAGCAAAGCCGTCGCAATCAGGCCACATCCTATCACATGAGGAATGCGGTGCAGTATGTAGCCCCCGATTTTACCATTTTGTACAATAAGGTGCAAATCAGCAGAGGGGATTTAGAAGGTATTCAAAATCCGGCTGTAATAGCTTTAGGTGGTAACAAGGTTAGCTACACTTGGGATAACAATGCCGACCAAGGCTCGGCTAAAGCTAGTGACCAATTGATAGTGGTGCTGTATGCTCCTGCGGAAAATTTGTATTACTATTTATTGAATGCTGCTACCCGAGATGCTACTACAGTTATCTTGGCTTTGCCTAACTACTTCGTAGGACTTGAGGTGCAAAGCTGGATTACGTTCGCTTCGGCGGATAATACTAGCTATGCTACTAGTGTGTATATGGGGGCGGTGACGGTGAGTTGA
- a CDS encoding transglutaminase-like domain-containing protein, which produces MKIKITLITVLSLFVQFLFAQKNIPIIKATSKKIDVRDGKNFRKQNWTISPEINPDVYETSSLGQKVTFITDKDSITIKIKKDTEFNFIVLLNDSIKANTQIKYKMPYLEKLKKAEKYNSSDNRFIPKFEYQSMDNPNLVKIRKDLKLDSIAGNGNEVSKILNLLHWVHNIIRHDGSSNNPTLKNAIDLIKVCKTEKRGVNCRMMATILNECYLSMGIKSRYITCMPKETEFDDCHVINMVYSNELKKWIWIDPTFDAYVMNEKGELLGLGEVRERLIKGKTLILNPEANWNKKNSQTKEYYLETYMAKNLYRLETPLVSEYDSETWKSGKEITYVELLPLDGIVQTPQKKEQTNTKTGVKFIHYKTNNPSLFWTEPNK; this is translated from the coding sequence ATGAAAATTAAAATCACTTTAATTACAGTTTTATCACTTTTTGTTCAATTTCTTTTTGCTCAAAAAAACATTCCAATTATTAAAGCAACTTCTAAAAAAATAGACGTGCGAGATGGAAAAAATTTCAGAAAACAAAATTGGACAATTTCACCTGAAATAAATCCTGATGTTTATGAAACAAGTTCTTTGGGACAAAAAGTTACTTTTATTACTGATAAAGATTCAATTACAATTAAAATTAAAAAAGACACGGAATTTAATTTTATCGTTTTATTAAATGACTCAATAAAAGCAAATACGCAAATAAAATATAAAATGCCGTATTTAGAAAAATTAAAGAAAGCAGAAAAATATAACTCATCCGACAATCGATTTATTCCAAAATTTGAATATCAATCAATGGATAACCCTAATCTTGTAAAAATAAGAAAAGATTTAAAATTAGATTCAATTGCAGGTAACGGAAATGAAGTTTCAAAAATTCTTAACTTATTACATTGGGTTCATAATATAATAAGACACGATGGTAGTAGTAATAATCCAACATTAAAAAATGCAATCGATTTAATTAAAGTTTGTAAAACTGAAAAACGTGGAGTTAATTGTAGAATGATGGCAACTATTCTAAATGAATGTTACTTATCAATGGGAATAAAATCAAGATATATAACTTGTATGCCTAAAGAAACAGAATTTGATGATTGTCACGTAATAAATATGGTTTACAGCAATGAATTAAAAAAATGGATTTGGATTGACCCAACATTTGATGCTTATGTAATGAATGAAAAAGGAGAATTACTTGGACTTGGTGAAGTCCGTGAAAGATTAATAAAAGGTAAAACATTAATATTAAATCCAGAAGCAAATTGGAATAAAAAAAATTCACAAACAAAAGAATATTATTTAGAAACTTATATGGCTAAAAACCTATATAGATTAGAAACGCCATTGGTAAGTGAATATGATTCTGAAACTTGGAAAAGCGGAAAAGAAATAACTTATGTTGAACTCTTACCATTAGACGGAATTGTACAAACTCCACAAAAAAAAGAGCAAACGAATACGAAAACAGGTGTGAAATTTATTCACTATAAAACTAATAATCCAAGTTTATTTTGGACAGAACCAAATAAATAA
- a CDS encoding SHOCT domain-containing protein, with amino-acid sequence MKFVASRLSSGNKLFPAEIYLEPSGITIKIPGLFSGETKHFDYDHIASVEIDTPLIGFSSITIFAGGTMMAANGFTKAEVKQIKEGIEKGKMEIKSAMQNEPNHTHASSTTSNISIADELKKLKDLVDDGVITSEEFEQQKRKILGN; translated from the coding sequence ATGAAATTTGTAGCTTCACGCCTATCCTCTGGCAATAAACTGTTTCCTGCTGAAATCTATTTAGAACCCTCAGGCATTACCATCAAAATACCTGGACTATTTAGCGGAGAAACCAAACATTTTGATTACGATCATATAGCCTCTGTTGAGATAGATACGCCATTAATAGGTTTCTCTTCCATTACTATTTTTGCAGGGGGTACTATGATGGCAGCTAATGGTTTTACCAAAGCCGAAGTAAAACAAATCAAAGAAGGCATCGAAAAAGGAAAAATGGAAATAAAAAGTGCCATGCAAAATGAGCCTAATCATACCCATGCAAGCTCCACCACAAGCAACATAAGCATAGCCGACGAACTAAAAAAGCTCAAAGACTTGGTAGATGACGGCGTAATCACTTCAGAAGAATTTGAACAACAAAAAAGAAAAATATTAGGGAATTAA